GGCGTCGAGCCCACCGAGGGCCGGCGCACCGAGACCACCGAGGAGACCGGTGACGACGTCACGGATGCGCGCGTCGCCGGCCCACTCGTGCTCGGCCCGGTCACCGAGGACGACCTGCGCGACCGTGGCCCGCGGATCGAGCGTGTCGGCCTGTGTGAGCATCCCGACCCGGACGTGCCCGCCGAAGGTCACCCGTCCGTCGTCGACCGCGTGCTCACCGGCCAGGACCCTCAGCAGGGTGGACTTGCCGCCACCGTTGCGGCCGACGACGCCGACCCGGTCACCCTCGGCGAGGCCGAGCGAGACGTCGTCGAGGATGTGTGCGGTGCCGAGCGTCAGGCGGGCGCGCTCGACGGAGATCAGGTTGGCCATCAGACTCGTGTCGTCGGGATGATGTGGGCGCCGGCCACCGGGCCGGTCGCGCGCAGGATGTCGCCGGCCACGCCGGACGCGGTCAACGAGACGGCGAGGTCGATCGCGCCCTCGGTCGACTCGGCGAGGACGGCGACGGTCGGGCCGGACCCGGAGACGATCGCGGCCAGCGCGCCGAAGCCCATCGCGGCCTCGATGACCTCACCGATGTCAGGACGCAGGCCGATCGCGTCCGGCTGCAGGTCGTTGTCGAGCACCGGCGCCAGCGCCATCGGGTCGCCGGCACGCAGGGCGCTCATCAGCGCGGCGCTGGGGGTCGGGTCCTCGATGGCCATGCCGGCCATCCGCTCGTCGAAGGCGCGGTACACGGCGGGAGTGGACAACCCCGCATCGACGGACGGGACGAAGACCCAGTGGTACGCCCCCTTCGCCAGCACGGCGGTGACCACCTCGCCGCGGCCGGAGCCGACGGCAGTGCCACCGTGGAGCAGGAAGGGGACGTCACTGCCGATCTCCGCGGCGACCTCGTCGAGGTCGTCCTTGGACAGTCCGGTCCCCCACAGGGCGTCGCACGCGAGCAGCGCCGCGGCAGCATCGGCCGACCCGCCGGCCATCCCGCCGGCGACGGGGATCTCCTTGCGGATCGACAGGTGCACGGGGTCCTGGCCGCCGGTGCGCTCCGCGAGCATCCGGGCGGCCGTGAGCGCGAGGTTGCCCTCGCCGGTCGGCACGCGGTCGGCGTCGCGCCCGGAGACCGAGCAACCCCACTCGTTGTCGTACGCGGCGGTGACCTCGTCGTGGATCCCCACGGCCTGGTAGACGGTCGCCAGCGAGTGGTAGCCGTCCTCGCCGCGTGGCCCGACGAAGAGCTCGAGGTTGATCTTCGCCGGAACGCGCACGGTCACGCCCATGGGCGAATCGAGCGGAGAGGTCATGTCGTCACCCTAGCCATGAGCTCGGCGGCGATCCGGGCGAACCCGGCGACGTCGACCTGCTCACCGCGGGTGCGCGGGTCGAACCCGGCGGCCACGAGAGCGTCCTCGGCGGCCTCGCCGGAGCCGGCGAGGCCGCGCAGGGCCGCCCGCAGCGTCTTGCGCCGCTGGGCGAAGGCGGCGTCGATCACCGCGAAGACCTGCTCACGGGTGGCGCTCGTCTCCGGTGGCGCGTGCCGCACCAGCTCGACGAGACCGGAGTCGACATTGGGTACCGGCCAGAAGACGCTGCGCGGGACCTTGCCGGCCAGCCGCACCCGAGCCCACCACTCGGCCTTGACACTCGGCACCCCGTAGACCTTGCTCCCGGGGGTGGCGGCGAGTCGCTCGGCCACCTCGAGCTGGACCATCACCAGCACGCGCTCGATCGACGGGAAGACCTCGAGGAAGCGCAGCACGACCGGCACCGAGACGTTGTAGGGCAGGTTGGCCACGAGCGCCGTCGGTGGCGGTCCCGGCAGGTCGTTCACGCGCATCGCATCCGCGTGGACGACGTCGAGGCGGTCCGCGACGTCCGGCGCGAACTGCTCGACCGTGCCCGGCAGTGCCTCGGCGAGCACCGGATCGACCTCGACGGCGGTGACGCGTCCCGCGGTCCCGACGAGCGCCAGCGTCAGCGAGCCCAGCCCGGGGCCGATCTCGACGACGTGGTCCTGCTCGGTCACCCGACCGGCGCGCACGATGCGGCGCACGGTGTTGGCGTCGACGACGAAGTTCTGACCCCACTGCTTCGTCGGGCGCACCCCGAGCCGGTCGGCGAGCTCACGCACGGCACCCGCCCCGAGCAGGCCGTGGGCTCCCCCTTCGCCCGGGGTGGTGGGATCGGTCATGGGAGGGACTCTATTGGTGCCGGACGAGGTGCGTGCACGCGACACCGGACCCCCGGACCACATCATGTGGGTCCGGGGGTCCGGTGGTGGCGAAGGGAGTGGCCGACCGCCTACGCGCAGCCCCAGGGCGACGTGCCGCGGCTGGCGTAGACCCGGTTGGCGACGGTGATCTGCTCCGCACGCGAGGCCAGGTCGGCCCGCGGGGCGAAGTCACCGCCGCCGGCACCGAGCCAGGTGCCGCTGTCGAACTGCAGACCGCCGTAGTACCCGTTGCCGGTGTTGATCGACCAGTTGCCCGTCGACTCGCACTGGGCGATCCGGTCCCACATCCCGGATCGGGCCAGGTTCAGCCCGGCGCCGGACGAACTCGTGCTGCTGCTCGAGGAGCTCGACGGGGAGCTGCTGGAGGACGAACCACCGGAAGCTGAGCGGCTGGACGAGGAGCGGCTGCTCGACGAGGTCGACGCGGGCTCCGGCTTCGGCGCGGGCTCGGCCTTGGTGCCGACCACGACGATCTTCGAGACCGGCTTCGCGGTGACCGTGCTGCCGGTCTCCTTGGTCCTGACCTCGTCACCGTTCTTGTAGGTGACCTCGAGGGTGACGGACTCGGTGCCGTTCTTGCCTTCGCGCTCGACCTTCCGGGTTCCCTCGGTGAGCGAGGAGTCCTTCGTGGTCTCGGTCGTGAAGGGGAGCGACTGCTTCTTCGTCGTGGTCTTGCGCTCGATGCGGTCGAGTGTGACCTTCATGTCGTCGCGCAGGCGTGCATCCGCGCCGGGCTTGATCCTGTCGTTCGAGTCGAACGCGATCTTCGCCTCCTTCAGCGCGTCCTCGACCGTGCCCGCGGTGACGGTCTCGGTCGACTTCTTGCCCGCGACGACGAAGGTGATGTCCTTGGGGGTGTTGACCTTCAGGTCGAGCCCCTGGCGGCCGATCGTCTGGCTGCGGGAGGCGGACAGCTTCGCGTCCTCGCCGCCTCGGATGCCCAGTTCCTTCAGCGCCTGGCCGACGGTCGTGGCCGTGGTCCAGTAGGTGCGCTCCTGGCCGTCCACGGTCAGGCTCAGCTTGCGGCCGTACCGCACGACGATCGTCTGGTCGTTCTCGACGGGGGTCTCCACCGAGGGCGTGACGACATCGTGCTTCTTGATGTCGATGCCCTGCTTGTCGAGGACGTCACCGACGGTGCCTCCGAAGGCGTGCACGGTCGAGGTGTCCCCGTCGACGGACAGCGCCACGGACTTGTCCATGACGACGACGCCGGAGACGCCGATCGCCAGGGCGCCGACGACGCCGGCCTGGGTGATGCGGCGGATGGCGAGTGAACTCACTGTGCTCCGATTGATAGCTCTTCCCGGGCTCCGGTGTGCTCGCACAGGATCCCCCGGGAATGGCGGGTCCGGTGTCGGCGAGCATTCAGGGGAACCGGTCCCGGCCAACGGCGCACCACAATGCCTGACCGAAAACGCTCAGGTCAATTTTTGATAACGGAAGCGACGGACATCACCATGGTCCGTACACTCGCGCGGCGTTGTCCGAGACCGCCGCGCACATGGTCGCCACGTCCACTCCCCGGGCGCGCGCCATGCCACGGACGGTGTGCGGCAACAGGTATGGCGCATTCGCGTTGCCTCGCTCCGGGGACGGGGTGAGGTAGGGCGCGTCGGTCTCGGCGAGCATCTGGTCCAGCGGGGTGATCGCCAGGGCCTCGCGCACCTCATGGGCACTCTTGAAGGTCACCGTGCCGGCAAAGGAGAGCAGGTAACCCCGCTCGATGCACTCGCGCGCCATCGCGACGTCACCGCTGAAGCAGTGCAGGACGGTCACCTCGGGGGCGCCCTCCTGCGCGAGGACGCGCAGGACGTCGTCGTGGCTGTCCCGGTCGTGGATCTGCAGCGGCTTGCCCGTGCGCTTCGCCAGGTCGATGTGCCAGCGGAAGGACTCCTCCTGCACCGCGTGCCCCTCCGGCCCGGTACGGAAGTGGTCCAGGCCGCTCTCGCCGATCGCACGGATGCGTGGGTGGTCGGCCAGACGCTCGATCTCGTCCCACGCGGCCTGCAGCCGACCGGCACCGGCGAGTGCGGGGACCTCGTTGGGGTGCAGGGCGACCGCGCCGAGCATGCTCGGGTGTCGATCGACCTGGTCGACGGTGAAGCGGGCGCTGACGAGATCGCAACCGACCTGGACGACCCGATCGACACCGACGCTCGCGGCCTCGGCGAGGGCCGCTGCCACGTCCCGGGTCGTGCGCTCGTCCGGACCGTCGGGGGCGATGGCGTCCGGCACGTCCCGGCGCCGGATGTCCAGGTGGGTGTGGTTGTCGACCACGGCGATGGGAAGGGGGTCGGGTCGCGCCGGCACGACGCCTCGCCCACCCATCAGGCGTCTTCCGACAGGGCCGCGCGCTCGGTCCCGACGACGACCTCGGCGTCGAGCTTGGTGAAGACCGGCTTCGGCTTGGCGATGGTCCTGCCGATGGTCACCGGCGTGCTCTCCCAGGCGGGGAAACCGGAGTAGTCACCGGTGATGATCTCGTACCCGGGGCCACCGTCGAGGTCCTCGACGGCGTCGACCCGCGGCATCGGCACCAGCTCGCCGGCACCACCGAGCACCGCGTCGACCCGGTTGGCCGCGTGCGGGAGGAAGGGAGCGAGCAGCAGGTTGCAGTCGCTGACGCACTGGAGCAGCGTGTGCAGCACCGTCGCGAGCCGCTCGCGCTGGTCATCGCCCTTCAGCCGGAAGGGCTCGGTGGCGGTGACGTACTTGTTGACATCGCCGACGACGCGCATCGTCTCGGCCAGGGCCGCCTTCTGGCGGTGCCGACCGAGCAGGCCACCGACCTCGTCGAAGGCACCCCGCACCCGCGCGAGGACGGCCTCGTCGACGTCCTCGAGCGCCCCCGGCTGCGGGACCTCGCCGAAGTTCTTGGCGACCATCGACGCCGTGCGGTTGACGAGGTTGCCCCACCCGCCGACGAGCTCGGCGTTGTTGCGCTGGACGAAGTCCGGCCAGGTGAAGTCGGCGTCGTGGCTCTCCGGGCCGGCCGCGCAGATGTAGTAGCGCAGCGCGTCGGGCCCGTAGTCCTCGAGCACGTGCCGGACGTGGATCACGTGCCCGCGGCTGGAGGAGAAGGCCCGGCTCTCCATCGTGAGGAACTCGCTCGAGACGACTTCGGTCGGCAGGTTCAGCTCCCCGTACTCACCGGGGGTTCCCCCCTTCGCCCCCTTGCCGGCGTAGGCGAGCAGCTCCGCCGGCCAGATCTGGGAGTGGAAGGTGATGTTGTCCTTGCCCATGAAGTAGTAGGACAGGGCCTGCGGGTCGTTCCACCACTGGCGCCACAGGTCGGGGTCGCCCTGGCGACGGGCCCACTCGATGGACGCCGAGAGGTAGCCGATGACCGCGTCGAACCACACGTAGAAGCGCTTGGTCGGGTACTTCTCCCCGAGCTCACCCGGCAGCGGGATGCCCCAGTCGATGTCACGGGTCATCGCCCGCGGACGGATGTCGTCGAGGATGTTCATGCTGAAGCGGATGACGTTGGGCCGCCACGTCCCGGTCGCCTCACGACCCTCGAGGTACTCACGCAGGGCATCGGCCAGCGACGGCAGGTCGAGGAAGAAGTGCTCGGTCTCGCCGAACTGCGGGGTCGAGCCGTCGATCTTGCTGCGCGGATCCTTCAGGTCGCTCGGCTCGAGCTGGTTGCCGCAGTTGTCGCACTGGTCGCCACGGGCCTCGTCGTACCCGCAGATCGGGCAGGTGCCCTCGATGTAGCGGTCGGGCAGCGTGCGGCCGGTGCGCGGGTCGATCGCCACCGCCTGCGTCTGCTCGATGAAGTAGCCGTTGGCCCGGCACTGCTCGAACATGTGCTGCGCCACCCGGTAGTGGTTGCGTGCCGTCGTGCGCGTGTAGAGGTCGTAGGAGCAGCCCAGGTCGGCGAGCTCGTGGGTGATCGTCGAGTGGTGGACGTCGACGAGCTCGCGTGCGGTGGTCCCCTGCTTGTCGGCGAGGACGAGGATCGGCGTGCCGTGCTCGTCCGAGCCGCTGACCATGAGGACGTCGTTGCCCGCCATGCGCATGTACCGGCTGAAGACGTCCGAGGGCACCCCGAAGCCGGCGACGTGACCGAGGTGGCGGGGACCGTTCGCGTACGGCCAGGCGACGCAGGAGAGAACCTTCATGGTTGCTCATCCTAGGTTCCCGCCGTTGCGCCCTCGCCCAGCCGGGCCACGACGACGGGCGAAGGGGGTGGGTCACCCCGGCGGGAGTCGATCAGTCCTGCGGGATGAAGGCGGTGATGATGCGGTGGCCGATGTCGCGCACGAAGGCCTCGCGCTCGGGCTCCGGACGCAGGAGCGCCGCGCTGAGCACACCCTCCATCGCGGCGATGATCGCCTGCGCGGAGGTCTGGACGTCGTCGACCTCGGCGAGGGCGAGGATCTGCCCGACGATGCCCTCGATGCGCTCGCGGGCCGGCTCCATCGCCGCCGCGATCTCGGGCTCGCGGGCCACCTCCTGGGCCAGCTCGGCCTTGGCGATCAACGCATCCGGCTCGCGCAACCAGCCGGCAAAGAGGTCCAGGGCGCTCTGGATGAGTGCCTCATCGGTCTCGCCCGCCTGCTGCCGGCCGGCCAGGACCTCGACGTTGTCGATGAGACCGGCGGCGATGAACTCCGTCAGGGCGGTCACGAGGGCCATGCGGGTGCGCAGGTAGCCGGAGGTGCTCCCCTGGGGCAGTCCCGCCTCGGCGTCCACGGCGCGATGGGTCAGCCCACGCATGCCTCGCGCGGCCACGACCCGCGTCGCGGCCTCGAGGATCAGCTGCATCCTCGGGGACAGGCCCGAGGTCTCCTTGACGCCCATTGCGGTCACGGTACCCGGCGCACCGCGGCGCCGGCCCGGGTGTGCGACGTGGCACGACTTGACGCCGACCTTCTACAGGCGTAGATTCACCAACGTCTTCAACAGATGTAGAAAGGTCTGATCATGAGCATCTCCTCCGTCACCACGTTCCTCACCGCTTCACTGATCCTGGCGGGGATCGCGCTGGCCTTCCTCGTCCTGTCCGTCGCGGTCGTCGCCGTGCCGTACTTCGTCGCCAACCACCGCACCCGGGTCGCACGCCGCGAGCCCCTCATCGGGTACTACCGGCGCCAGATCATCCTGGGCTGACCACGGTTGGGACCGCCCCCCTTCGCCCCCGCACGGTGTGGCGAGGCTGCACGCAACCGGGTCCCTAGAGTGGGGACATGCCAGCAGCCAGTGCGCCCGTGGAGCGCGTCGGACCCCCGGAGCGCCTCGCCCCACGCACGGCGCTGACCGAGTCCGTACTCGTCCTCGGGGTCTCCCTCGGCGCCTCGGCCATCTGGTCGGTGCTGTCGCTCGTTCGCAAGTTCACCGCAGGCGAGTCCCTCTCCACCCAGGTGACCGCGATGAACCAGTCCGTCACACCTGACCGGCCCTGGCTCGATCTGACCCACCAGCTGGTCGGCATCGGTCTTGCGCTGGTCCCGGTCGTGCTGGCCCTGCACCTGCTGGCCCGCCAGCACCCCCACCCGCTCCGGCTCATCGGGCTCGACCGTCGGGCTCCCTTGCGCGACCTCGGCCAGGGCCTCGGTCTCGCCGCCGTGATCGGCATCCCCGGGCTGGGCCTCTACCTCGCCGCCCGCGCCCTGGACCTGAACACCACGGTGGCCGCCGCCGATCTGGGCACCGTCTGGTGGACCGTCCCCGTCCTGGTCCTCGCTGCCGGCAAGAACGCCGTGCTCGAGGAAGTCATCATGCTCGGCTACCTCTTCACCCGGTGGCGTGAGGCCGGCTGGTCGCCCCTGGCCATCGTCGTCGTCAGCGCCCTCGTCCGCGGCAGCTACCACCTCTACCAGGGTCTGGGTGGCTTCGTCGGGAACGTCGCGATGGGCCTGCTCCTCGGCGCGGTCTACCTCAGGATCCGGCGCACCGCGCCCATGATCATCGCCCACTGGGTCATCGACATCGTCGCCTTCGTCGGCTATGCGCTACTCGTCAGCCGAGTGGGTTGGCTCGGCTGAGCCCCGCGCCGGGACGCGGCCCGGACGAGCGAAGGGCCCGCGCCGAGGAATCGGTGCGGGCCCTTGCTGGTGCGCTCAGCGGTTGCTTCCGGCCGCGTTGCGCAAGTCGGCGTTGAGCTGGCTGATGACGTCCAGCGGGATCCCCTTCGGGCAGGCGTGGCTGCACTCGCCGATGTTGGTGCAGCCGCCGAAACCCTCTTCGTCGTGCTGGTCGACCATCGAGACCACACGCGCAGAACGCTCGGCCTGACCCTGCGGGAGCTCACCGAGGTGGGTGATCTTCGCGCCGAGGAAGAGCATGCCCGAGGCATTCGGGCACGCAGCCACGCACGCACCGCAGCCGATGCACTCGGCTGCCATGAAGGCGCGGTCGGCGTTCTGCTTCGGCACCGGGGTCGCATGGGCATCCGGGGCGGCACCGGTGTTGACCGAGATGTAGCCGCCGGACTCGATGATCCGGTCGAAGGAACCGCGGTCGACCACGAGGTCCTTGATGATCGGGAAGGCACTGGCCCGCCAGGGCTCGACGGTGATCACCTCGCCGTCGGTGAACGTGCGCATGTGCAGCTGGCACGTCGTCGTGCGCTCTGGGCCGTGCGCCTCACCGGAGATCATCAGGCCGCACATGCCGCAGATGCCCTCACGACAGTCGCTGTCGAAGGCGATCGGGTCCTCGCCCTCCGTCACGAGCCGCTCGTTGAGGACGTCGAGCATCTCCAAAAAGGACATGTCCGGGGAGACGTCGGTCATCTCGTAGGTCACGAGGTCACCCTTCGTGGCGGGTCCCTCCTGACGCCAGACCTTCAGGGTCAGATTCATTCCACTCACTTGTAGCTCCGCTGCTTGAGTTCGATGGCCTCGAACGTGAGGTCCTCCTTGTGCAGGACCGGCTTGCCGGGAAGGCCCGCCTCGTCGGGCTGGAACTCCCAAGCGGCGACGTAGGCGAAGTCCTCGTCGTCGCGCAGGGCCTCGCCGTCCTCGGTCTGGGACTCGGACCGGAAGTGGCACCCGCAGGACTCGCTCCGGTGGAGCGCGTCGATGCACATGAGCTCTCCGAGCTCGAGGAAGTCCGCGACGCGGCCCGCCTTCTCCAGACTCTGGTTGAGGGTGTCGGCCGAGCCGGGAACATTGACGTTGCGCCAGAACTCCTCACGCAGGCTCCGGATGAGGTCGATGGCCTTCAGCAGGCCCTCCTCGTTGCGCTCCATCCCGCAGTACTCCCACATGATGTGCCCGAGCTCCTTGTGGAAGGAGTCCACGGTCCGCTCACCATTGATGGACAGCAGCTTCTCGGTGCGGTCGGCGACGGCGGCCTTGACCTCTGCCACTGCTGGGGAGTTCTCGTCCACCTGCGGGTACGGGCCCTTGGACAGGTAGTCGCGGATGGTGTTGGGCAGGACGAAGTAGCCGTCCGCCAGGCCCTGCATCAGGGCCGAGGCGCCGAGGCGGTTGGCGCCGTGGTCGGAGAAGTTGGCCTCACCGGCCACGAAGAGCCCCGGGATGGAGCTCTGCAGGTCGTAGTCGACCCACAGACCGCCCATCACGTAGTGGACCGCGGGGTAGATGCGCATCGGGACCTTGTACGGGTCCTCGCCGGTGATGCGCATGTACATGTCGAAGAGGTTGCCGTACTTGTTCCGGATAGCGTCCTCGCCCAGTCGCTCGATCGCCGATGCGAAGTCGAGGTAGACGCCGCGACGGAAGTCGCCGACCTTGGGGCCGACGCCCCGTCCCTCGTCACACACGACCTTGGCCTGGCGTGACGCGATGTCGCGGGGCACGAGGTTGCCGAAGGAGGGGTACTTGCGCTCCAGGTAGTAGTCGCGATCCTCCTCGGCGATCTCCCGCGGGTCCTTGTCGCAGTGCTCCGCGCGCTTGGGTACCCAGATGCGACCGTCGTTGCGCAGCGACTCCGACATCAGGGTCAGCTTCGACTGGTAGTCGCCAGCGACCGGGATGCACGTCGGGTGGATCTGCGTGTAGCAGGGGTTGGCCATGTAGGCACCCTTGCGGTGCGCGCGCCAGCTGGCTGTGACGTTGGAGCCCATGGCGTTGGTCGAGAGGTAGAAGACGTTGCCGTACCCGCCGCTGGCCAGCACGACCGCGTCAGCGACGTGCGTCTCCAGCTCACCGGTGACCAGGTCACGGGCGACGATGCCGCGGGCGCGGCCGTCCTCGATGATCAGCTCGAGCATCTCGTGGCGGGTGTACTCGTCGACGGTGCCGGCCGCGATCTGCCGCTCGAGGGCCTGGTAGGCGCCGATGAGCAGCTGCTGACCGGTCTGGCCACGGGCGTAGAACGTCCTGGAGACCTGGACGCCACCGAAGGACCGGTTGTCCAGCAGACCCCCGTACTCACGGGCGAAGGGAACACCCTGGGCGACGCACTGGTCGATGATGTTCGCGCTGACCTCGGCCAGACGGTAGGTGTTGGTCTCACGGGAGCGGTAGTCGCCGCCCTTCTCCGTGTCGTAGAAGAGACGGTAGGTCGAGTCCCCGTCCTCCTTGTAGTTCTTCGCGGCGTTGATGCCGCCCTGGGCGGCGATGGAGTGGGCGCGACGCGGGGAGTCCTGGTAGCAGAAGGACTTCACGTGGTACCCGGCCTCGCCGAGCGTGGCAGCCGCAGCGCCTCCGGCCAGACCGGTGCCGACGACGATCACCGAGGACTTGCTCCGGTTGGTCGGCTGGACGAGGCCGGCGTCGAACTGGCGCTGCGTCCACATCTTGTCGATCGGCACCTTGGGCGCCTTGGTGTCGGCGATCGGTTCACCCTCGGTGAAGAACTCGCTGAGCGTGTCGGTCATGTGTGTCAGTGCTCCAGAATCAGGCGATGAGGTTGAAGAGGATCGCGAACGGCGGGATGAGGAAGCCGACGACGATGACGATCCCCAGGATCGCCCCGAGTGACTTCGCTCGCCTGCGCGCGACCGCGGTGGTCGTCAGGCCCATCGTCTGGGCCGCGCTCCAGATCCCGTGATACAGGTGCATGCCCAGGGCGATCATCGCCAGCGCGTAGATGAGAACCATCCACCACAGCTCGAAGCTCGCCTGGACCATGACGAAGGGGGACTCCTCCACCGCCTGCGCGCTCACCGAGCTGTTGATGGCCGGCTTGACGAGCGTGAAGTGGATCAGGTGCCAGATGACGAAGACCAGGATGGCCAGCCCACCCCACCGCATGGTGCGTGACGCGAGCGTGGATCCGAGGTTCTTCTTCACGGCGTACTTCTGCGGGCGTGCCGAACCGGCCCTGGCCCACAACGTCATCCCGGCGTACACGTGCGCGATGATCGAGAGGATCAGCACGACCCGCACGGTCCACAGCATGCCGCCGTACGGGAGCATCGGCTCACCGAACGTGCGCAGATGGTGCGCATAGGTGTCGAACGTCTCCTGGCCACCCAGTGCCATGAGGTTGCCGTACATGTGCAGGAGCACATACAGGAGGAAGATGACGCCGGAGCCCGCCATGAGGAATTTCAACCCGATGGAGGACGACGCCACTCCCTTCTTCTTCGCAGGGAGAGTCGTAGTAGCCACGGGCTCAAGGTACCCCCTCGTGACCGGGAGCACTGTGGCGGCCCGGCCGTTCGGAATGTGACTTTTACCCGGTTACCGTGACGTAATAGGCAACGCAGATGTCGCAAAAATACCCTCGCCGACCGGAAGCAGGTCATGGACAGCACTCCCGAGACGATCGCCACCGCTGAGACGCCCCGAGGAGAGATCGCGCTGCGTGAGCGTGCCTCCGCCGATGGCACCGTGGTGCACGAGTTGGTCGTTGCCGGCGTCTTCGCGATGGACTCGGCGGACACCGCGACCGAGACGGCCCTGGCGCAGCGTTCCCTGGAGCGGGTGGCGGCACCCACGCGAGTCCTCGTCGGCGGCCTGGGCCTCGGCTTCACCGCCTGGCAGGCACTCAAGGACCGGCGGGTGCGCGACCTGCACGTCGTCGAGATCGAGGAGGACCTCGTCCAGTGGGCCCGTCTGGGCCTGACCCCGACGCTCGGCGTGCTCGCCCGTCACCCACGAGTGACCCTGCACGTGCAGGACGCCGCCTCGGCCGTCGGTGACGGTGAGCCGGCGGGGCCGTGGGACCTGGTCCTGCTCGACGTGGACAACGGGCCGGGCTTCCTCGTGCACGAGGAGAACGAGCGCCTCTACTCGGCCACCGCACTGTCCGTCCTCCTGTCACAGGTGACGACGGGGGGCGTCCTGGCGATCTGGGCGGCCCAGCGCGAGCCGCAGCTGCTCGCGACGTTGACGGGACTGGCGCCGACCGAGGAGATCGTGCTTCCGGTCGAGCGTCAGGATCGTTGTCTGGAGTACGTGCTGTACCTCGCCCGCGCCTGAGGACGCCTGCCCACGCGCGAGCAAAGTGCTGCAGGCTCCACGTCGTATGGCCAGCAGCATCTCGTCGTGCTGCTGACCATACGAAGTGCTGCCGGCTCGCGTTCGCTTCGGGAGGTCAGACGGACGCCGCGGCCGCTGCGGCGGCGGGCAGGGCGGCCAGAATCGTCTCGAGTGCCTCGTCGTCGAGGGCCCCGGAGACGAACCATGCCTCGAAGGCACTCGGCGGCAGGTGCACTCCGCCCTCGAGCATCGCGTGGAAGAAGCGGCCGTAGGCACCCGTGTCCTGCTCCCGGGCGTCGGCGAAGGAGTGCACCTGCCCCTCGCGGAAGAAGATCGAGAACATCGAGCCGGCCCACTGCACGCGGTGGGCCACCCCCTCGGCGGACAGGGCGGCCGAGGCGGCGTCGGCGATGCGGGTGGCCGTGGCCTCCAGCCGCGGGTAGAGCTCGGGGGTGCAGGCGCGCAGCGTGGCGAGCCCGGCAGCGGTCGCCACGGGGTTACCCGACAGGGTCCCGGCCTGGTACACGGGTCCCTCCGGGGCGAGCCGGGCCATGAGGTCGGCGCGCCCGCCGAAGGCCGCAGCCGGAAAACCGCCGCCCATGACCTTGCCGAAGGTGAACAGGTCGGGCGCTCCCCCTTCGTAGCCCCCGGGGTGGGCAC
The DNA window shown above is from Janibacter sp. A1S7 and carries:
- a CDS encoding succinate dehydrogenase/fumarate reductase iron-sulfur subunit, yielding MNLTLKVWRQEGPATKGDLVTYEMTDVSPDMSFLEMLDVLNERLVTEGEDPIAFDSDCREGICGMCGLMISGEAHGPERTTTCQLHMRTFTDGEVITVEPWRASAFPIIKDLVVDRGSFDRIIESGGYISVNTGAAPDAHATPVPKQNADRAFMAAECIGCGACVAACPNASGMLFLGAKITHLGELPQGQAERSARVVSMVDQHDEEGFGGCTNIGECSHACPKGIPLDVISQLNADLRNAAGSNR
- a CDS encoding fumarate reductase/succinate dehydrogenase flavoprotein subunit, with the translated sequence MTDTLSEFFTEGEPIADTKAPKVPIDKMWTQRQFDAGLVQPTNRSKSSVIVVGTGLAGGAAAATLGEAGYHVKSFCYQDSPRRAHSIAAQGGINAAKNYKEDGDSTYRLFYDTEKGGDYRSRETNTYRLAEVSANIIDQCVAQGVPFAREYGGLLDNRSFGGVQVSRTFYARGQTGQQLLIGAYQALERQIAAGTVDEYTRHEMLELIIEDGRARGIVARDLVTGELETHVADAVVLASGGYGNVFYLSTNAMGSNVTASWRAHRKGAYMANPCYTQIHPTCIPVAGDYQSKLTLMSESLRNDGRIWVPKRAEHCDKDPREIAEEDRDYYLERKYPSFGNLVPRDIASRQAKVVCDEGRGVGPKVGDFRRGVYLDFASAIERLGEDAIRNKYGNLFDMYMRITGEDPYKVPMRIYPAVHYVMGGLWVDYDLQSSIPGLFVAGEANFSDHGANRLGASALMQGLADGYFVLPNTIRDYLSKGPYPQVDENSPAVAEVKAAVADRTEKLLSINGERTVDSFHKELGHIMWEYCGMERNEEGLLKAIDLIRSLREEFWRNVNVPGSADTLNQSLEKAGRVADFLELGELMCIDALHRSESCGCHFRSESQTEDGEALRDDEDFAYVAAWEFQPDEAGLPGKPVLHKEDLTFEAIELKQRSYK
- a CDS encoding succinate dehydrogenase cytochrome b subunit, which gives rise to MATTTLPAKKKGVASSSIGLKFLMAGSGVIFLLYVLLHMYGNLMALGGQETFDTYAHHLRTFGEPMLPYGGMLWTVRVVLILSIIAHVYAGMTLWARAGSARPQKYAVKKNLGSTLASRTMRWGGLAILVFVIWHLIHFTLVKPAINSSVSAQAVEESPFVMVQASFELWWMVLIYALAMIALGMHLYHGIWSAAQTMGLTTTAVARRRAKSLGAILGIVIVVGFLIPPFAILFNLIA
- a CDS encoding spermidine synthase, encoding MDSTPETIATAETPRGEIALRERASADGTVVHELVVAGVFAMDSADTATETALAQRSLERVAAPTRVLVGGLGLGFTAWQALKDRRVRDLHVVEIEEDLVQWARLGLTPTLGVLARHPRVTLHVQDAASAVGDGEPAGPWDLVLLDVDNGPGFLVHEENERLYSATALSVLLSQVTTGGVLAIWAAQREPQLLATLTGLAPTEEIVLPVERQDRCLEYVLYLARA